Proteins encoded together in one Vigna angularis cultivar LongXiaoDou No.4 chromosome 5, ASM1680809v1, whole genome shotgun sequence window:
- the LOC108340497 gene encoding interactor of constitutive active ROPs 3 — protein sequence MQTPKTRSGSSEVPQKVSPRAVRQLRPTTVETDSVSSSSQANKSSKERSPKVTDRRSPRSPVVERKRPSKISELESQISQLQNDLKKVMDQLVLSESSKRQAQQDALESKEQLLALSAKFEDSQKHVLDLCAAGEGRVLELQKIIDERDMACQSELEASKKQLSVESAALASAMNEIQMLKTELELVANCESVQSQQAKSADMELLNLKQNLSEALSLVDTMKNQLRDYKESEAQAQALVNETMLQHEAAKKSIEILRADVAKAVDAYNTIALELDQSKARVSSLEALVSKLQTDPISSKFEHQPEIWIEGEGSDDLEAEVVSLKSEVGRLQYAVETAETKYQEEKIQSTVQIRSAYELVEQIKSETGKREGELEAELKRKKADIEELKANLMDKETELQGIVEENDNLNTKLQESMSSKNEHELKRETKRLEECVAELKSDMMDKETTLQSISEENEMLKMEINKLSDGGKVSEEVAAEVEGAKAAEREALMKLGIVMEEADRSNKKAARVAEQLEAAQAANLEMEAELRRLKVQSDQWRKAAEAAAAMLSSGNNGKLTERTVSLDNNYKCSPYAEDMDDDFQRKKNGNMLKKFGVLWKKPQK from the exons ATGCAGACACCAAAGACAAG AAGTGGATCCTCTGAGGTGCCTCAGAAGGTGTCTCCTCGTGCTGTGCGCCAACTAAGGCCTACTACTGTGGAAACTGATTCCGTATCTTCTTCAAGTCAGGCTAATAAATCATCAAAGGAGAGAAGCCCCAAAGTCACTGATCGCAGATCACCCAGAAGCCCAGTTGTTGAG AGGAAGCGCCCCAGCAAAATATCTGAATTGGAATCTCAAATTTCTCAACTCCAAAATGATTTGAAGAAGGTGATGGATCAGCTTGTTTTGTCTGAATCAAGCAAGAGGCAAGCGCAGCAAGATGCCCTGGAGTCCAAGGAGCAACTATTAGCTCTATCTGCAAAATTTGAAGACTCACAAAAACACGTTTTGGATCTTTGTGCTGCTGGGGAAGGTCGTGTTCTTGAGCTGCAGAAAATCATAGATGAGCGTGATATGGCATGCCAATCTGAACTTGAGGCCTCCAAAAAGCAGCTCTCAGTTGAGTCTGCTGCCTTGGCCTCTGCAATGAATGAAATTCAGATGCTGAAGACCGAACTTGAATTGGTAGCCAATTGTGAGAGTGTACAATCTCAACAGGCAAAATCAGCAGACATGGAGCTACTAAACCTGAAGCAGAACTTGTCTGAAGCTCTTTCTCTTGTGGACACCATGAAAAACCAACTAAGGGATTACAAAGAATCTGAAGCTCAggcccaagcattggtcaatgAAACCATGTTGCAACATGAGGCTGCAAAAAAATCTATTGAGATCCTAAGAGCAGATGTTGCAAAAGCTGTTGATGCCTACAACACTATTGCTTTGGAGTTGGACCAGTCCAAAGCACGGGTAAGCTCACTAGAGGCCCTTGTTAGCAAGCTTCAGACAGATCCCATCAGTAGCAAATTTGAACACCAACCTGAAATATGGATAGAGGGAGAGGGTTCTGATGATCTAGAAGCAGAAGTTGTTTCTTTGAAGTCTGAGGTTGGACGCCTGCAATATGCTGTAGAGACTGCTGAGACTAAATACCAAGAAGAAAAGATTCAAAGCACAGTGCAGATCAGGAGTGCATATGAGCTGGTGGAGCAGATAAAATCTGAAACTGGTAAGAGGGAAGGTGAGCTAGAGGCCGAGTTGAAAAGGAAGAAAGCTGACATTGAAGAGTTGAAGGCTAACCTAATGGATAAGGAAACTGAATTACAAGGCATTGTGGAGGAGAATGACAACTTGAACACCAAGCTCCAAGAGAGCATGTCATCTAAAAATGAGCATGAACTCAAAAGGGAAACTAAAAGACTAGAAGAATGTGTGGCTGAACTGAAGTCAGACATGATGGACAAGGAGACAACACTGCAAAGCATATCTGAGGAGAATGAAATGCTGAAGATGGAAATCAACAAGCTCTCAGATGGTGGCAAAGTGAGTGAGGAAGTTGCAGCTGAGGTAGAGGGAGCTAAGGCTGCAGAACGAGAAGCTCTGATGAAACTTGGGATTGTGATGGAGGAAGCAGATAGGAGCAACAAGAAGGCTGCAAGAGTGGCTGAGCAGCTAGAAGCAGCACAAGCAGCAAATCTAGAAATGGAAGCAGAACTGAGAAGACTAAAGGTGCAGTCTGATCAGTGGAGGAAGGCTGCAGAGGCAGCTGCTGCTATGCTTTCATCAGGAAACAATGGGAAACTCACAGAGAGAACTGTGTCTCTGGATAACAACTACAAGTGCTCACCCTATGCTGAAGACATGGATGATGATttccagagaaagaaaaatggcaACATGCTGAAGAAGTTTGGGGTCTTGTGGAAGAAGCCTCAAAAATAG